The Labrenzia sp. CE80 genome window below encodes:
- a CDS encoding aspartate aminotransferase family protein → MSHIFPRHTKASPPVAVAGDGCYVIDSTGKRYFDGSGGAAVSCLGHSDPDVTAAIKAQVDKIAFAHTGFFTSEPAEELADLLIEHAPDGLERVYFVSGGSEAMEAALKLARQYFLEIGEASRHRVIARRQSYHGNTLGALATGGNAWRREPFAPMMIETSHISPCYEYRGREDGESAFDYGQRVANELETEIQRLGPENVMAFVAEPVVGATAGAVPPVEGYFKRIREICDANGILLILDEVMCGMGRTGTLFACEQDGVTADILAIAKGLGAGYQPIGAMLCSGKIYDAIENGSGFFQHGHTYIGHPTACAASLAVLRKLTGGLVDQVNPLGNLLDEALRDAFGQHPHVGDIRGRGLFRGIEIVEDRDTKAPFDPKRGVNKVLKKAAFEAGLACYPMGGTIDGVRGDHILLAPPFIMTEAQIGEVVDKLAVAFKKEL, encoded by the coding sequence ATGTCTCACATATTTCCCCGCCACACGAAGGCCAGTCCCCCCGTCGCAGTGGCAGGCGATGGTTGCTATGTGATCGACAGCACGGGCAAGAGATATTTTGACGGATCGGGCGGCGCGGCTGTCTCATGCCTTGGCCACAGTGACCCCGATGTGACGGCGGCGATCAAGGCACAGGTCGACAAAATTGCGTTTGCACACACCGGGTTTTTCACCTCCGAACCTGCCGAGGAACTTGCGGATCTTCTGATCGAACATGCGCCGGATGGGCTTGAACGGGTTTATTTTGTCTCAGGTGGTTCCGAAGCGATGGAAGCCGCGCTCAAGCTGGCCCGTCAGTATTTTCTCGAGATCGGAGAGGCGAGTCGCCACAGGGTGATTGCACGGAGGCAGAGCTACCACGGCAACACCTTGGGTGCGCTGGCGACCGGGGGCAATGCCTGGCGGCGTGAACCCTTCGCGCCCATGATGATCGAAACCTCCCATATCTCGCCTTGCTACGAGTACCGAGGACGCGAAGATGGTGAGAGCGCATTTGATTACGGACAGAGGGTAGCGAATGAGCTGGAAACAGAAATCCAGCGACTGGGGCCTGAAAATGTCATGGCTTTTGTCGCCGAGCCTGTGGTCGGGGCGACAGCGGGCGCCGTGCCTCCGGTTGAGGGTTATTTCAAGCGTATCCGAGAAATTTGCGACGCCAACGGCATCCTCCTGATCCTCGATGAGGTCATGTGCGGCATGGGACGCACCGGAACGCTTTTTGCCTGTGAGCAGGATGGTGTGACTGCTGATATTTTGGCGATCGCCAAGGGCCTCGGCGCGGGTTATCAGCCAATTGGCGCGATGCTTTGTTCCGGCAAGATCTACGACGCGATCGAAAACGGATCCGGTTTTTTCCAGCATGGCCATACCTACATCGGTCATCCAACGGCCTGTGCTGCATCGCTTGCGGTGCTCAGGAAGTTGACTGGAGGATTGGTCGATCAGGTCAATCCGCTGGGCAATCTGCTGGACGAAGCTTTGCGGGATGCGTTCGGCCAGCATCCGCATGTTGGCGACATTCGCGGCCGTGGTCTGTTTCGGGGCATAGAAATTGTCGAAGATCGTGATACCAAGGCACCGTTCGATCCGAAGCGGGGCGTCAACAAGGTACTGAAAAAGGCTGCGTTCGAAGCCGGCTTGGCCTGCTATCCAATGGGAGGCACGATCGATGGTGTTCGAGGAGACCATATTCTTCTGGCTCCTCCCTTCATCATGACTGAGGCACAGATCGGCGAAGTGGTCGATAAATTGGCTGTTGCCTTCAAGAAGGAGCTTTAA
- a CDS encoding D-Ala-D-Ala carboxypeptidase family metallohydrolase: MVSRIRSIIIISVVSLALAGCGSVAGVTGFGWMTGSHSAVAYNDTAWCVPRKLKKVLNRVAKRYGSVQVHSTKRWWLENWWKGGAKDSYHLNCRAVDFSVRGSPSSVVAFLKAQPEVGGYKHYSSGHYHIDTGPRRTW, encoded by the coding sequence ATGGTTTCGCGTATCAGATCCATCATTATCATCAGCGTCGTTTCTCTCGCCCTTGCCGGGTGTGGAAGCGTTGCGGGCGTGACCGGGTTCGGCTGGATGACCGGATCCCATAGCGCGGTTGCCTATAACGACACGGCCTGGTGCGTGCCGCGCAAGTTGAAGAAGGTCCTCAACCGGGTCGCAAAGCGCTACGGCTCTGTCCAGGTTCACTCGACCAAACGCTGGTGGCTGGAAAACTGGTGGAAGGGAGGAGCGAAAGATTCCTATCACCTGAACTGCCGCGCAGTGGACTTTTCCGTCCGTGGCAGCCCGTCATCTGTCGTTGCCTTTTTGAAGGCACAGCCCGAGGTCGGCGGATACAAGCATTATTCTTCGGGCCACTATCACATCGACACCGGTCCCAG
- a CDS encoding 3-keto-5-aminohexanoate cleavage protein, with product MNSLPKIMVAPNGARRTKADHPALPVTIGETVATAVACHEAGAEGLHAHVRDDAGAHVLDAGLYRELLVEMRKQAPKMAVQITTEAVGRYSPAEQRKLVHDVVPEFVSIAVREMIPDDPSSEVRDFYSWTREAGIAVQHILYSVEDLGRFYRMVEMGVFEGHEHQLLFVLGRYAEQQESAPSDLDAFLATKADASIELELDWGVCAFGHRETDCLAYAISNGGKARIGFENGLWNRNGELAADNADRVRELIAAVSS from the coding sequence ATGAATTCACTGCCCAAGATCATGGTGGCGCCCAACGGCGCGCGCCGGACCAAGGCCGATCATCCCGCCCTTCCCGTGACGATTGGCGAGACCGTCGCGACCGCTGTCGCCTGCCATGAGGCCGGGGCGGAGGGCCTGCATGCCCATGTGCGCGACGACGCTGGCGCCCATGTTCTAGACGCAGGCCTTTATCGTGAGCTTCTGGTGGAGATGCGCAAGCAGGCGCCAAAGATGGCAGTTCAGATCACCACGGAAGCCGTTGGGCGCTATAGCCCGGCCGAGCAACGCAAGCTGGTCCATGATGTTGTTCCGGAGTTTGTTTCAATAGCGGTGCGGGAAATGATCCCGGATGACCCTTCAAGCGAAGTTCGCGACTTCTATTCCTGGACTCGCGAAGCTGGCATTGCGGTTCAACACATTCTCTACAGCGTGGAAGATCTTGGCCGTTTCTATAGAATGGTCGAGATGGGGGTCTTTGAAGGCCACGAGCATCAGCTGCTTTTTGTGCTCGGACGATACGCAGAACAGCAGGAAAGTGCACCCTCTGATCTCGACGCGTTTCTGGCAACCAAGGCAGACGCGTCGATTGAGCTTGAACTTGATTGGGGTGTATGCGCTTTCGGGCACCGGGAAACCGATTGTCTGGCCTATGCGATATCCAATGGGGGCAAGGCGCGGATCGGCTTTGAGAACGGGCTCTGGAACAGAAACGGCGAGCTTGCCGCAGACAATGCCGACCGTGTGCGCGAGCTCATTGCCGCAGTGAGCAGCTGA
- a CDS encoding LysR family transcriptional regulator, with product MRMTHPLPPLAAIRAFDAASRHLSFTRAADELGMTQAAVSYQIKLLEEKLGFALFVRKPRQIELTDKGKRLAGRITWAFEEIRQSFDEIREETANTLIVSSNTTFAVNWLAHRIHAFEAQHPDLNVRIIPYGPAASPEFDTADVVVSACYPPPPDWTSYAIVRAQFSPMLSPALAETIGGVKAPTDILKLPIIDARDPWWGIWFKAAGIPEVKLDHLPFSRMGSQALEANRAIAGQGVAILTPYFCREALAQGLLIQPFGILAEVPDEKWSLCYAPTLRNTRKVRLFRDWVLAELEKDKAAEQAA from the coding sequence ATGCGTATGACCCACCCCCTGCCCCCACTTGCCGCAATACGTGCTTTTGACGCTGCCAGCCGGCATCTGAGTTTTACCCGCGCCGCAGATGAATTGGGCATGACCCAGGCGGCGGTGAGTTACCAGATCAAGTTGCTGGAAGAAAAACTCGGCTTTGCGCTGTTTGTGAGAAAGCCGAGGCAGATCGAACTGACTGATAAGGGCAAGCGCCTGGCAGGCCGCATCACATGGGCGTTTGAGGAAATCCGGCAGTCGTTCGATGAAATTCGCGAGGAAACCGCCAACACGCTGATTGTCTCCAGCAACACCACCTTTGCCGTCAATTGGCTCGCGCACCGGATCCACGCCTTCGAGGCACAACACCCGGACCTCAATGTGCGGATCATTCCTTACGGGCCCGCTGCAAGCCCCGAATTCGACACCGCCGACGTTGTCGTCTCGGCCTGCTATCCGCCGCCACCGGACTGGACCAGTTACGCCATTGTTCGAGCGCAATTCAGTCCCATGCTGAGCCCAGCGCTCGCTGAAACGATCGGCGGCGTCAAAGCGCCCACCGACATTCTGAAATTACCAATCATAGATGCACGCGACCCTTGGTGGGGCATCTGGTTCAAGGCAGCTGGGATTCCGGAGGTCAAGCTGGACCATCTACCGTTTTCGCGGATGGGCTCTCAAGCCCTTGAAGCGAACCGTGCCATTGCCGGGCAGGGAGTTGCGATCCTCACGCCATATTTCTGCAGGGAGGCATTGGCACAGGGCCTTCTTATCCAGCCGTTCGGCATTCTGGCCGAGGTGCCAGACGAAAAGTGGTCACTCTGCTACGCGCCAACTCTCCGGAACACGCGTAAGGTTCGCCTGTTCCGGGACTGGGTTCTCGCGGAGTTGGAAAAAGACAAAGCTGCCGAACAGGCTGCCTGA